One window of Stenotrophomonas indicatrix genomic DNA carries:
- the ppk1 gene encoding polyphosphate kinase 1: MSSLGSLPLPVSTDSDPLRDPALYINRELSQLDFNFRVLAQAMDPQVPLLERLRFMCISCTNLDEFFEIRAAAVRHAQEFGLPPAPDGMSPQAILNAIHERAAELVDQQYRCWNQTLRPALMEAGIGVLGRNSWTHRQKRWLRAYFRNEIMPVLSPLGLDPVHPFPKILNKSLNIVVVLKGTDAFGRTGHLAIVRAPRSLPRIIQLPEKLGGPQNFVFLSSVLSTFVDELFPGLEVLGAYQFRVTRNSELVVDEEEVENLALALRDELVDRGYRPAVRLEIAHDMPRDIVRTLLQNFGLTENAVYRIDGPVNLNRIIQLYDLIAQPDLKYPPMTPRTLRDSDGIFETTARKDLLLHHPFDAFAAVLDLIRQAALDPNVLAIKQTLYRTGKDSLIVDALIQAARAGKDVTVVVELRARFDEEANLGLADRLQEAGVQVVYGVVGYKTHAKMLLIVRREGRKLRRYVHLGTGNYHSGTARAYTDLSLITADADIGNDVHLLFQQLSGLASKMKLKRLLQSPFTLHTGILARIERETRIAAAGRPARIIAKMNALNEAQVIRALYAASQAGVQIDLIIRGACTLRPGVPGVSDNIRVRSIVGRFLEHSRVYWFGNDGAPELYCASADWLERNLLRRVETCFPILDPALAKRVYREVLQNYLDDNLNAWELDAEGIYHKRAPAHDEAPHSAQMALMQGL; this comes from the coding sequence ATGAGCAGCCTCGGATCCCTCCCCCTCCCCGTGAGCACGGACAGCGATCCGTTGCGCGACCCGGCGCTGTACATCAACCGCGAACTGTCGCAGCTGGATTTCAACTTCCGCGTGCTGGCCCAGGCGATGGACCCGCAGGTGCCGCTGCTGGAGCGCCTGCGCTTCATGTGCATCTCCTGCACCAACCTGGATGAATTCTTCGAGATCCGTGCCGCTGCGGTCCGTCATGCGCAGGAGTTCGGCCTGCCGCCGGCACCGGATGGCATGAGCCCGCAGGCAATCCTCAATGCCATCCACGAGCGCGCCGCCGAGCTGGTGGACCAGCAGTACCGCTGTTGGAACCAGACGCTGCGTCCGGCGCTGATGGAGGCCGGTATTGGTGTGCTCGGCCGCAACTCCTGGACCCACCGCCAGAAGCGCTGGCTGCGTGCCTACTTCCGCAACGAGATCATGCCGGTGCTGTCGCCGCTGGGCCTGGATCCGGTGCATCCGTTCCCGAAGATCCTCAACAAATCGCTGAACATCGTGGTGGTGCTGAAGGGCACCGATGCGTTCGGCCGCACCGGCCACCTGGCCATCGTGCGTGCGCCGCGTTCGCTGCCGCGGATCATCCAGCTGCCGGAAAAACTCGGCGGCCCGCAGAACTTCGTGTTCCTGTCCTCGGTGCTGTCCACCTTCGTGGACGAGTTGTTCCCGGGCCTGGAAGTGCTGGGCGCCTATCAGTTCCGTGTCACCCGCAACTCCGAGCTGGTGGTGGACGAGGAGGAAGTGGAAAACCTGGCGCTGGCCCTGCGCGACGAGCTGGTGGACCGTGGCTATCGTCCTGCGGTGCGCCTGGAAATCGCCCACGACATGCCGCGCGACATCGTCCGCACCCTGCTGCAGAACTTCGGCCTGACCGAGAACGCGGTGTACCGCATCGATGGACCGGTCAACCTCAACCGCATCATCCAGCTGTACGACCTGATCGCGCAGCCGGACCTGAAGTATCCGCCGATGACCCCGCGCACCCTGCGCGACAGCGACGGCATCTTCGAGACCACCGCACGCAAGGATCTGCTGCTGCACCACCCCTTCGACGCGTTCGCTGCAGTGCTGGACCTGATCCGCCAGGCCGCACTCGATCCGAACGTGCTGGCGATCAAGCAGACCCTGTACCGCACCGGCAAGGATTCGCTGATCGTCGATGCACTGATCCAGGCGGCACGCGCCGGTAAGGACGTGACCGTGGTGGTCGAGCTGCGCGCGCGGTTCGATGAAGAAGCCAACCTGGGCCTGGCCGATCGGCTGCAGGAAGCCGGTGTGCAGGTGGTGTACGGCGTGGTCGGCTACAAGACCCACGCCAAGATGCTGCTGATCGTGCGCCGCGAGGGGCGCAAGCTGCGCCGCTATGTGCACCTTGGCACGGGCAACTACCACAGCGGTACCGCACGCGCCTACACCGACCTGAGCCTGATCACCGCCGACGCCGACATCGGCAACGACGTGCACCTGCTGTTCCAGCAGTTGTCCGGGCTGGCGTCGAAGATGAAGCTCAAGCGCCTGCTGCAGTCGCCCTTCACGTTGCACACTGGGATCCTGGCGAGGATCGAGCGCGAGACGCGCATCGCCGCGGCCGGGCGACCGGCGCGGATCATCGCCAAGATGAACGCCCTCAACGAAGCGCAGGTGATCCGTGCGCTGTACGCCGCCTCGCAGGCGGGGGTGCAGATCGACCTGATCATCCGTGGCGCCTGCACCCTGCGCCCGGGCGTACCGGGCGTGTCGGACAACATCCGCGTGCGCTCGATCGTCGGCCGTTTCCTGGAACACAGCCGGGTCTACTGGTTCGGCAACGACGGCGCACCGGAGCTGTACTGCGCCAGCGCCGACTGGCTGGAACGCAACCTGCTGCGCCGGGTGGAAACCTGCTTCCCGATCCTCGACCCGGCGCTGGCCAAGCGGGTTTACCGCGAGGTGCTGCAGAACTACCTGGACGACAACCTCAACGCCTGGGAGCTGGATGCCGAGGGCATCTACCACAAGCGTGCCCCGGCCCACGACGAAGCCCCGCATTCGGCGCAGATGGCGTTGATGCAGGGACTTTGA
- the phoR gene encoding phosphate regulon sensor histidine kinase PhoR, producing MPRHIRSAWLKTLATVAIVLLLAGLVGWFTGHLWLCIALAALATLVWHYWRLRRVLRRLTARQRWDTAAEGTGVWNELDRLLYRNQVEMRVRKRRLLDMLRSYRAAAAALPDAVVVLDRNSQRVQWFNEAATALLGLHHPGDLGEALVERLQPMPLAHWLAGGRNAEPILDVPSPVDPAIRLNLRLIPYSSDYWLLIARDVSKLLRLEQVRRDFVANVSHELRTPLTVVHGYLDMMDPEDFPGTGPMLEEMRKQSQRMAQLVEDLLTLSRLESQEHSEAETVAMQPMLATLRREAEAHSQGRHQISIDDLAGVDLQGSTKELHSAFSNLVTNAVRYTPAGGRIAVEFRREGDGVVLAVRDTGYGIPATHLPRLTERFYRVSSSRSRESGGTGLGLSIVKHILGLHHARLEIDSEVGKGSVFACHFDADHVRPRESAPLTSFEE from the coding sequence ATGCCCCGCCACATCCGCTCTGCCTGGTTGAAGACACTGGCCACCGTGGCCATCGTGTTGCTGTTGGCCGGTCTGGTCGGATGGTTCACTGGCCACCTGTGGCTGTGCATCGCGCTGGCGGCACTGGCGACGCTGGTCTGGCACTACTGGCGCCTGCGCCGCGTGCTGCGCCGGCTGACCGCGCGCCAGCGCTGGGATACTGCCGCCGAAGGCACCGGCGTCTGGAACGAGCTGGACCGCCTGCTGTACCGCAACCAGGTGGAGATGCGCGTGCGCAAGCGGCGCCTGCTGGACATGCTGCGCAGCTATCGCGCTGCAGCGGCCGCGCTGCCCGACGCCGTGGTGGTGCTGGACCGCAACAGCCAGCGCGTGCAGTGGTTCAACGAGGCAGCCACGGCCCTACTCGGCCTGCACCATCCCGGCGATCTGGGTGAAGCCCTGGTCGAACGCCTGCAGCCGATGCCGCTGGCCCATTGGCTGGCTGGTGGCCGCAATGCCGAACCGATCCTGGACGTGCCCTCGCCGGTCGATCCTGCGATCCGCCTGAACCTGCGCCTGATTCCCTATTCGTCCGACTACTGGCTGCTGATCGCCCGCGACGTCAGCAAGCTGCTGCGCCTGGAACAGGTGCGCCGCGATTTCGTGGCCAACGTTTCACACGAACTGCGCACCCCGCTCACCGTGGTCCACGGCTACCTGGACATGATGGACCCGGAGGATTTCCCGGGAACCGGACCGATGCTGGAAGAGATGCGCAAGCAGAGCCAGCGCATGGCCCAGCTGGTGGAAGACCTGTTGACCCTGTCGCGGCTGGAATCGCAGGAACACAGCGAGGCCGAGACGGTCGCCATGCAGCCCATGCTGGCCACGCTGCGCCGCGAAGCCGAAGCGCACAGCCAGGGCCGACACCAGATCAGCATCGATGACCTGGCTGGCGTGGACCTGCAGGGTTCGACCAAGGAACTGCACAGCGCGTTTTCCAACCTGGTCACCAACGCGGTGCGCTACACCCCGGCCGGTGGCCGCATCGCGGTGGAGTTCCGCCGCGAGGGCGACGGCGTGGTGCTGGCGGTACGTGACACCGGCTACGGTATTCCTGCCACCCACCTGCCGCGCCTGACCGAACGTTTCTACCGTGTCTCCAGCAGCCGCTCGCGCGAAAGCGGCGGCACCGGCCTGGGCTTGTCGATCGTCAAGCACATCCTCGGTCTGCATCACGCACGCCTGGAAATCGACAGTGAGGTCGGCAAAGGCTCGGTGTTCGCCTGCCATTTCGATGCCGACCACGTGCGACCGCGTGAATCCGCCCCCCTGACCTCCTTCGAAGAATGA
- the phoB gene encoding phosphate regulon transcriptional regulator PhoB, which produces MQKRILIVDDEPAIREMVAFALRKGDYEPVHAGDAREAQTAIADRVPDLILLDWMLPGTSGLDLARRWRKETLTREVPIIMLTARGEENDRVGGLEAGVDDYVVKPFSARELLARIRAVMRRARDDDEDGSVAVGAIRIDGAAHRVFANDQPVPIGPTEYRLLHFFMTHPERVYTRAQLLDHVWGGSVYVEERTIDVHIRRLRKTLEPFNAENMVQTVRGAGYRFSTAT; this is translated from the coding sequence GTGCAGAAACGCATCCTGATCGTCGATGACGAGCCCGCGATCCGCGAAATGGTCGCCTTCGCCCTTCGCAAGGGCGATTACGAACCTGTCCACGCCGGTGACGCCCGCGAGGCCCAGACCGCCATCGCCGACCGCGTCCCCGACCTGATCCTGCTGGACTGGATGCTGCCCGGCACCAGCGGCCTGGACCTTGCCCGGCGCTGGCGCAAGGAAACCCTGACCCGCGAAGTGCCGATCATCATGCTGACCGCGCGCGGCGAAGAAAACGACCGCGTCGGTGGCCTCGAAGCCGGTGTCGACGATTACGTGGTCAAGCCGTTCTCGGCGCGCGAACTGCTGGCGCGTATCCGCGCGGTCATGCGCCGCGCCCGCGACGATGACGAGGACGGCAGCGTGGCGGTGGGCGCGATCCGCATCGACGGCGCCGCCCATCGCGTGTTCGCCAACGACCAGCCGGTGCCGATCGGCCCGACCGAATACCGCCTGCTGCACTTCTTCATGACCCACCCCGAGCGCGTGTATACCCGCGCGCAGTTGCTGGACCACGTGTGGGGCGGCAGCGTGTATGTGGAAGAACGCACCATCGACGTGCACATCCGCCGCCTGCGCAAGACGCTGGAACCGTTCAACGCCGAGAACATGGTGCAGACCGTGCGCGGCGCCGGTTACCGCTTCTCCACCGCAACCTGA
- a CDS encoding M48 family metalloprotease: protein MVAPCPATLGRPCPRTDRLRPLLLTAALTLALAAPLAQAQEKLPDIGSSAGELLTPARQAEYGAMMLRELRNYGYLLDDPLVNDWLQTMGTRLGSNSDQPRQPYTFFVMKDRQINAFATLGGYIGVNAGLVLTAEREDEVAAVLSHEIAHVTQQHVLRGVERAQRDQIPILLGMLAAVVAAQASNSSSSGNATMAAISSGMGLMQQRQIDYTRSNESEADRLGIRTLSRSGYDVDAMAGFFERMSSAMRGNDGGYSVPDFLRTHPVNTTRISEAKARAEQMKKDTVLLTTRTPSGERKERVDPADPTLGDPLLRGINPLLPSSVLRVPIGQLSRGASGDFNWARERLRVLSADSPAELQREYADLARRQKDGLDDAQRYGQALATMRGGRSGASEARQTLTDLLKTHPDSLWVALALAEAESRTGQSTQANARFEQLLHEHPNSRPVALTYAEILNEQGGQAAGQRAQAMLRPLLSQSGNDPVFQQRYARASELAGDSVRASEAYAEAAFLGGRPEQALMQLQALKRNPALDYVGRARVDARIESITPTVLELRRQGVQDPDLDRR from the coding sequence ATGGTTGCCCCCTGCCCTGCCACGCTGGGCAGACCCTGCCCGAGGACCGACCGCTTGCGACCCCTGCTGCTCACCGCTGCCCTGACCCTGGCCCTGGCCGCCCCGCTGGCGCAGGCCCAGGAGAAGCTGCCGGACATCGGCTCCTCGGCGGGGGAACTGCTGACCCCGGCCCGCCAGGCCGAGTACGGCGCGATGATGCTGCGCGAGCTGCGCAACTACGGCTACCTGCTGGACGATCCGCTGGTCAACGACTGGCTGCAGACCATGGGCACCCGCCTCGGTTCCAACAGCGACCAGCCGCGCCAGCCCTACACGTTCTTCGTGATGAAGGACCGCCAGATCAATGCCTTCGCCACCCTCGGCGGCTATATCGGCGTCAATGCCGGCCTGGTATTGACCGCCGAGCGCGAGGACGAGGTAGCGGCGGTGCTGTCGCACGAAATCGCCCACGTCACCCAGCAGCACGTGTTGCGCGGGGTCGAACGCGCCCAGCGTGACCAGATCCCGATCCTGCTGGGCATGCTGGCGGCGGTGGTTGCCGCCCAGGCCAGCAACAGCTCCTCCTCGGGCAACGCCACCATGGCTGCGATCAGCTCGGGCATGGGCCTGATGCAGCAACGGCAGATCGACTACACCCGCTCCAATGAATCCGAGGCCGACCGGCTGGGCATCCGCACGCTGTCGCGCAGCGGCTACGACGTGGATGCGATGGCCGGCTTCTTCGAGCGCATGTCCTCGGCGATGCGCGGCAATGATGGCGGTTACAGCGTTCCTGACTTCCTGCGCACCCACCCGGTCAACACCACCCGCATCAGCGAGGCCAAGGCCCGCGCCGAACAGATGAAGAAGGACACGGTGCTGCTGACCACGCGCACGCCCAGCGGTGAGCGCAAGGAACGGGTAGACCCGGCCGACCCGACCCTGGGCGATCCGCTGCTGCGCGGCATCAACCCGCTGCTGCCCAGCAGCGTGCTGCGGGTTCCGATCGGCCAGCTCAGCCGCGGCGCCAGTGGCGATTTCAACTGGGCCCGTGAACGCCTGCGCGTACTCAGCGCCGACAGCCCGGCCGAACTGCAACGCGAGTACGCCGATCTTGCGCGGCGGCAGAAGGATGGCCTGGACGACGCCCAGCGTTATGGCCAGGCACTGGCCACGATGCGCGGCGGCCGCAGCGGCGCCAGCGAGGCCCGGCAGACGTTGACCGATCTGTTGAAGACCCATCCGGACAGCCTGTGGGTCGCCCTGGCCCTGGCCGAGGCCGAATCACGCACCGGCCAATCCACCCAGGCCAATGCGCGCTTCGAGCAGCTGCTGCACGAACACCCCAACAGCCGGCCGGTTGCCCTGACCTATGCCGAGATCCTGAACGAGCAGGGAGGCCAGGCCGCGGGCCAGCGCGCGCAGGCCATGCTGCGCCCGCTGCTGTCGCAAAGCGGTAACGATCCGGTCTTCCAGCAGCGCTACGCCCGCGCCAGTGAACTGGCCGGTGACAGTGTCCGCGCCAGCGAGGCCTATGCCGAGGCGGCGTTCCTGGGCGGACGCCCGGAACAGGCCCTGATGCAGCTGCAGGCACTCAAGCGCAACCCCGCCCTGGACTACGTCGGTCGGGCCCGGGTGGATGCGCGGATCGAGTCGATTACGCCCACCGTGCTCGAGCTGCGCCGGCAGGGTGTACAGGACCCGGATCTGGACCGCCGCTGA
- the grxC gene encoding glutaredoxin 3 translates to MTAQSAGATPAITIYSTAVCPYCVAAKNFLKSKGQQWTEVRIDLDPVEREKMMAKTRRTSVPQIFVGDVHVGGYDDMMALHREGKLEPLLAGQGQA, encoded by the coding sequence GTGACAGCCCAGTCCGCCGGCGCTACCCCCGCCATCACCATCTATTCCACCGCTGTCTGCCCGTACTGCGTGGCCGCCAAGAACTTCCTCAAGAGCAAGGGCCAGCAATGGACCGAGGTCCGCATCGACCTGGACCCGGTCGAGCGCGAGAAGATGATGGCCAAGACCCGCCGTACCAGCGTCCCGCAGATCTTCGTGGGCGACGTCCATGTCGGCGGCTACGACGACATGATGGCCCTGCATCGTGAAGGCAAGCTCGAGCCGCTGCTGGCCGGGCAGGGCCAGGCATGA
- a CDS encoding carboxymuconolactone decarboxylase family protein, giving the protein MSAADDGSKDRIAEFTDFRKRMNERILGEPNQVVRRFFALDTQTYQAGALDVKTKELLGLVASMVLRCDDCISYHVAQCKDAGVTREEFFETFSVGLVVGGSIVIPHLRRAVDFLDQLEGGAAAPAAHEH; this is encoded by the coding sequence ATGAGCGCGGCCGATGACGGCAGCAAAGACCGGATCGCCGAGTTCACCGATTTCCGCAAGCGCATGAATGAACGCATCCTGGGCGAGCCGAACCAGGTGGTGCGCCGCTTCTTCGCGCTGGACACGCAGACCTACCAGGCCGGCGCGCTGGACGTGAAGACCAAGGAGCTGCTGGGCCTGGTGGCCTCGATGGTGCTGCGCTGCGACGACTGCATCAGCTACCACGTGGCCCAGTGCAAGGACGCTGGCGTTACCCGCGAGGAGTTCTTCGAGACTTTCTCGGTCGGCCTCGTGGTCGGCGGCTCGATCGTGATCCCGCATCTGCGCCGCGCGGTGGACTTCCTCGACCAGCTGGAAGGTGGCGCCGCCGCCCCGGCAGCCCACGAGCACTGA
- a CDS encoding isocitrate dehydrogenase, whose translation MTQKITVIRGDGIGPEIMDATLFVLDQLKTGLEYEDADAGLVALEKHGDLMPAVTLESIARNKVALKSPLTTPVGGGFTSINVSLRRHFDLYANVRPAHTFPNTKSRFENVDLITVRENTEGAYLAEGQEVSADGETAFSGTRITRKGSERIVRYAFELARSTGRKKVTAVHKANIIKSTSGLFLAVAREVAAKYPDIEFQEMIVDNACMQLVMRPEQFDIIVTTNLFGDIISDLCAGLVGGLGLAPGANIGENAAIFEAVHGTAPDIAGQGKANPCALLLAAAQMLDHVGQPENAERLRKAIVATLEAKDSLTGDLGGTGNTMGFAKAIASRL comes from the coding sequence ATGACGCAGAAAATTACGGTCATCCGCGGCGACGGCATTGGCCCGGAAATCATGGACGCCACCCTGTTCGTGCTCGACCAGCTCAAGACTGGCCTGGAGTACGAAGACGCCGACGCCGGCCTGGTGGCCCTGGAGAAGCACGGCGATCTGATGCCGGCGGTGACCCTGGAATCGATCGCGCGCAACAAGGTCGCGCTGAAGAGCCCGCTGACCACGCCGGTCGGTGGCGGCTTCACCTCGATCAACGTCAGCCTGCGCCGTCACTTCGATCTGTACGCCAACGTGCGTCCGGCCCACACCTTCCCGAACACCAAGTCGCGTTTTGAAAACGTCGACCTGATCACCGTTCGTGAGAACACCGAAGGTGCGTATCTGGCTGAAGGCCAGGAAGTGTCGGCCGACGGCGAGACCGCCTTCTCCGGCACCCGCATCACCCGCAAGGGTTCCGAGCGCATCGTGCGTTACGCTTTCGAGCTGGCCCGCAGCACCGGCCGCAAGAAGGTCACCGCCGTGCACAAGGCCAACATCATCAAGTCGACCTCGGGCCTGTTCCTGGCCGTGGCGCGCGAAGTGGCGGCCAAGTACCCGGACATCGAGTTCCAGGAAATGATCGTCGACAACGCCTGCATGCAGCTGGTGATGCGTCCGGAACAGTTCGACATCATCGTCACCACCAACCTGTTCGGCGACATCATTTCCGACCTGTGTGCCGGTCTGGTTGGTGGCCTGGGCCTGGCCCCGGGTGCCAACATCGGTGAGAACGCGGCGATCTTCGAAGCCGTGCACGGCACCGCGCCGGACATCGCCGGCCAGGGCAAGGCCAATCCGTGCGCCCTGCTGCTGGCAGCGGCCCAGATGCTGGACCATGTCGGCCAGCCGGAAAATGCCGAGCGCCTGCGCAAGGCCATCGTCGCCACGCTGGAGGCCAAGGATTCGCTGACCGGCGACCTCGGCGGCACCGGCAACACGATGGGCTTCGCCAAGGCGATCGCCAGCCGCCTGTAA
- a CDS encoding cysteine hydrolase family protein: protein MNLTAFGLAGLIGMAATAPVVAAEPVHPTIRHMVGAPAATSLDAAKTAVLVIDFQNEYFDASAAAGFAGGRMVIPDGMTALRQTRRVVDFADANGIRVIHVQHVLPAGAPLFAEGSVNAAFHRDMQPRKGETVVQKDNVSVFAGTSAAVLDKALKDAGIDTLIVTGLQTHACVAGAARDAAAAPRGYRVIVASDASASRDLDLANGGTIGHRALHEASLAQIEDAFGEVMTTSAILALPVRKAGNGT from the coding sequence ATGAACCTCACTGCTTTCGGCCTGGCCGGCCTGATCGGCATGGCTGCCACCGCCCCGGTTGTCGCCGCCGAGCCGGTCCACCCCACCATCCGCCATATGGTCGGCGCCCCGGCGGCCACCTCGCTCGACGCAGCGAAGACGGCCGTGCTGGTGATCGACTTCCAGAACGAGTATTTCGACGCCAGCGCCGCAGCCGGTTTCGCCGGTGGTCGCATGGTCATTCCCGATGGCATGACGGCACTGCGGCAGACGCGCCGCGTGGTCGACTTCGCCGATGCCAACGGCATCCGCGTGATCCATGTGCAGCACGTGTTGCCGGCCGGCGCGCCGCTGTTCGCAGAGGGTAGCGTCAACGCCGCCTTCCACCGTGACATGCAGCCGCGCAAGGGCGAGACCGTGGTGCAGAAGGACAACGTCAGCGTGTTCGCCGGTACCTCGGCGGCAGTGCTCGACAAGGCGCTGAAGGACGCCGGTATCGACACCCTGATCGTCACCGGCCTACAGACCCATGCCTGCGTTGCCGGTGCTGCGCGCGATGCCGCTGCAGCGCCGCGCGGCTATCGGGTGATCGTCGCCTCCGATGCCTCTGCCAGCCGTGATCTGGATCTGGCCAATGGCGGGACCATCGGCCATCGCGCATTGCATGAGGCGTCGCTGGCGCAGATCGAGGATGCCTTTGGCGAGGTCATGACCACCTCGGCGATCCTGGCCCTGCCGGTGCGCAAGGCAGGCAACGGCACTTGA
- a CDS encoding LysR family transcriptional regulator: MDHFAALRALRAIVDAGSFTAAAERLDTTHSAMSRQLRQLEEHLQVRLLDRNSRRLSLTEAGRDYYREAVALLDRLEAADDRARAGQAQPSGRVRVSVPQVVASQELPHWLPGFLARYPQVALELSADDQLVDVVGGGFDLALRIAPSLPDSQLVARELARCPRILVAAPAYLARHGLPRQVADLQNHTLLAFNPVAAITPWQLHGPRAAIVSVEAGQRLRVDATPALYAAVLAGMGISLFTALTVQEDLRAGRLIRVLPSWGGGTRCYFALYPHARALAPKVRALVDHLAAHYAAASGAAG; encoded by the coding sequence ATGGATCATTTCGCCGCCCTGCGAGCCCTGCGCGCGATCGTCGATGCAGGCAGTTTCACTGCCGCCGCCGAGCGGCTGGATACCACCCATTCGGCGATGTCGCGGCAGTTGCGTCAACTTGAAGAGCACCTGCAGGTGCGGCTGCTGGATCGCAACAGCCGGCGGCTGTCGCTGACCGAGGCCGGGCGCGACTACTACCGCGAGGCGGTGGCGCTGCTTGACCGGCTGGAGGCCGCCGATGACCGTGCGCGGGCCGGCCAGGCCCAGCCCAGCGGGCGCGTGCGGGTCAGCGTGCCGCAGGTGGTCGCCAGCCAGGAGTTGCCGCATTGGCTGCCTGGCTTCCTGGCGCGCTATCCGCAGGTGGCACTGGAACTGTCGGCCGACGATCAGCTGGTCGATGTGGTTGGCGGTGGCTTCGATCTGGCCCTGCGCATCGCACCGTCTTTGCCTGACAGCCAACTGGTCGCCCGTGAACTGGCGCGCTGCCCGCGCATCCTGGTTGCGGCACCAGCCTACCTGGCCCGGCATGGACTGCCTCGACAGGTTGCCGATCTGCAGAACCACACGTTGTTGGCATTCAACCCGGTTGCTGCGATCACGCCGTGGCAGCTGCACGGGCCGCGCGCTGCCATCGTCAGCGTGGAAGCCGGTCAACGACTGCGCGTGGACGCCACGCCGGCACTGTATGCGGCCGTGCTGGCCGGCATGGGCATCAGTCTGTTCACCGCGCTCACGGTGCAGGAAGACCTGCGCGCCGGCCGGTTGATCCGCGTGCTGCCCAGCTGGGGCGGTGGCACGCGCTGCTATTTCGCGCTGTATCCCCATGCGCGCGCGCTGGCACCGAAGGTGCGCGCGCTGGTCGATCATCTGGCCGCGCATTACGCTGCAGCGTCGGGTGCGGCAGGGTAG
- a CDS encoding sulfite exporter TauE/SafE family protein translates to MESVYLLVALGAIVAGFVQGLSGFAFGMVAMSFWAWGLDPRLAATLSVFGALVGQLLAVFTVRRGFNLRLLLPFVLGGLAGIPLGVLVLPLLDMVWFKALLGGFLALWCPVMLMARSLPPVTVGGRFGDALAGMAGGVLSGIGGFAGPVPTLWSTLRGFGKDEQRAVIQNFNLAMLAVTMATYVGTGMVSRQMLPYFAIVAPAMLVPTLLGAKLYVGISEARFRQIVLGLLTASGVAMLASSLPLLLSRGAAG, encoded by the coding sequence ATGGAGTCGGTGTATCTGCTGGTCGCGCTGGGTGCGATCGTCGCGGGGTTCGTACAGGGCCTGTCGGGTTTCGCGTTCGGCATGGTCGCGATGTCGTTCTGGGCGTGGGGGCTGGATCCCCGGCTTGCGGCGACGCTGTCGGTGTTCGGCGCGCTGGTCGGCCAGTTGCTGGCGGTGTTCACCGTGCGCCGTGGCTTCAACCTGCGTTTGCTGCTGCCGTTCGTGCTCGGCGGGCTGGCGGGCATTCCGCTTGGCGTGCTGGTGCTGCCACTGCTGGACATGGTCTGGTTCAAGGCGCTGCTGGGAGGATTCCTGGCGCTGTGGTGCCCGGTGATGCTGATGGCGCGTTCGTTGCCACCGGTCACCGTTGGCGGCCGGTTCGGCGACGCGCTGGCCGGCATGGCCGGCGGTGTGCTCAGTGGCATCGGCGGCTTTGCCGGACCGGTACCGACGCTGTGGAGCACGCTGCGTGGCTTCGGCAAGGACGAGCAGCGCGCGGTCATCCAGAACTTCAACCTGGCGATGCTGGCGGTGACCATGGCGACCTATGTCGGTACCGGCATGGTCAGCCGGCAGATGCTGCCGTACTTCGCCATCGTCGCGCCGGCGATGCTGGTGCCAACGCTGCTGGGGGCGAAGCTGTATGTCGGTATCAGTGAAGCGCGTTTCCGGCAGATCGTGCTGGGGCTGCTGACGGCCTCCGGCGTTGCCATGCTGGCCTCGTCGTTGCCGTTGCTGCTGTCCCGTGGGGCGGCGGGATGA
- a CDS encoding flavin reductase family protein, protein MADTLPRRFHSYRPADGHRLPHDPFNAIIGPRPIGWISSRDAESNVNLAPYSFFNAFNYTPPIIGFSSQGRKDSLRNIEATGEFVWNLATFDLAQAMNESCRAVAPEVDEFALAGLTPLASEQVAPPRVAQSPVSMECRCTQIVRLRDAAGNDTNGWLVLGEVVAVHIDTRLLVDGIYDTAASDTILRGGGPADYFRITADHRFRMLRPA, encoded by the coding sequence ATGGCAGACACCCTCCCTCGCCGCTTCCACAGCTATCGTCCGGCCGACGGCCATCGCCTGCCACATGATCCGTTCAACGCCATCATCGGCCCGCGCCCCATCGGCTGGATCTCCAGTCGTGACGCCGAAAGCAATGTGAATCTGGCGCCCTACAGCTTCTTCAACGCCTTCAACTACACCCCGCCGATCATTGGTTTCAGCAGCCAGGGGCGCAAGGATTCGCTGCGCAACATCGAAGCCACCGGCGAGTTCGTCTGGAACCTCGCCACATTCGATCTGGCCCAGGCAATGAACGAAAGCTGCCGCGCAGTCGCGCCCGAAGTGGACGAGTTCGCATTGGCGGGGCTGACACCACTGGCCTCGGAGCAGGTTGCACCGCCGCGCGTGGCGCAGAGCCCGGTAAGCATGGAGTGCCGCTGCACGCAGATCGTGCGTCTGCGTGATGCGGCCGGTAACGACACCAATGGCTGGCTGGTACTGGGAGAAGTGGTCGCCGTGCATATCGATACGCGGTTGCTCGTCGACGGCATCTACGACACTGCAGCGAGCGACACCATCCTGCGCGGCGGCGGACCGGCCGACTATTTCCGGATCACCGCCGACCACCGCTTCCGCATGCTGCGGCCCGCCTGA